One window of Bacillota bacterium genomic DNA carries:
- a CDS encoding O-antigen ligase family protein — protein MIHIDLYPIYLPVQGREQNPPLLEWGILALLVITLAWVVVLKRPAAVSNSYLFKVGVFGVTLLYLSDPLLSTLDPYFFTHRFWPLWMLLTFYLVYLLGDNARWRSIMVDYMVFLVGVQATYAVVFHVLGVNQFYTPNFGARTQGTYINPNTLYPVMLWGGALAFARYAWEPTRALKWFHLACLCLCLLAIWLTYTRSAWLAVGAMCAVLLAAHRKQISKANMAAILLVMALFLLGTLFVRTKGHLMGNPEDRSAWGRLQIWRTAFAIYQQHPVIGHGVMSYRYWQNRFVTPELEQFGPLNVEAKNLFLNFAVEFGTIGVAVLIFSLWHVLRLCGHLLRHELGHEDRAIVLGCYLATIGTIVAGLFDTPVFEPWRLPSSVLMMGTWGLLPGIADKIPSATPVPHFGFSRFARGVMIAVAVGILLLGMWVVVPAFVIFKASRQVLLEKVQSGAVKTPTRNGAFVPPYVKDLFIASEDGYFYQHRGVDWQALHRALRVNIRNLAFKQGGSTITMQTARYLFVGRE, from the coding sequence GTGATTCATATTGACCTCTACCCTATATATCTGCCCGTGCAAGGTAGGGAACAGAATCCTCCGCTGTTAGAATGGGGGATACTGGCTCTGCTAGTCATCACGTTGGCATGGGTGGTTGTGCTCAAACGACCAGCAGCTGTGTCCAACAGTTATCTCTTCAAGGTTGGAGTGTTCGGGGTCACGCTCTTGTATCTGTCCGACCCCCTTCTGAGTACTCTGGATCCGTATTTCTTCACGCATCGATTCTGGCCACTCTGGATGCTGCTCACGTTTTACCTTGTCTATCTGCTGGGCGATAATGCCCGGTGGCGGTCTATCATGGTAGATTACATGGTCTTCTTGGTGGGCGTGCAGGCGACCTATGCTGTTGTTTTTCACGTCCTCGGGGTTAATCAGTTCTATACTCCGAATTTCGGTGCGCGCACTCAAGGCACGTACATCAACCCAAACACCCTGTATCCCGTTATGTTGTGGGGAGGGGCGCTGGCATTCGCGCGTTACGCTTGGGAACCGACGAGAGCGCTGAAATGGTTTCACTTAGCCTGTTTGTGCTTGTGCCTGCTTGCGATCTGGTTGACTTACACGCGCAGTGCCTGGCTCGCCGTCGGTGCGATGTGCGCTGTGCTGTTAGCCGCTCATCGGAAGCAGATTTCAAAGGCAAACATGGCGGCTATCCTGCTGGTGATGGCTCTTTTTCTGTTGGGAACGCTATTTGTGCGCACGAAGGGACATCTCATGGGCAATCCCGAAGACCGTTCGGCTTGGGGGCGGCTGCAGATATGGCGAACAGCCTTCGCCATCTACCAACAGCATCCTGTGATCGGCCATGGCGTGATGAGTTACCGATACTGGCAGAATCGATTCGTCACCCCGGAACTGGAACAGTTCGGTCCTTTGAACGTAGAAGCCAAGAACCTGTTCCTGAACTTTGCCGTGGAGTTTGGGACGATTGGGGTGGCTGTGCTAATCTTCTCACTTTGGCATGTACTGCGGCTATGCGGTCACCTGCTGAGGCACGAGTTGGGACACGAGGATAGGGCGATAGTGCTCGGCTGTTATCTGGCTACGATTGGAACTATTGTCGCTGGTCTATTTGATACTCCTGTGTTCGAGCCTTGGCGGTTGCCATCATCCGTATTGATGATGGGAACATGGGGACTGTTACCTGGTATCGCGGACAAGATACCATCCGCGACGCCAGTACCACACTTTGGCTTTTCTCGATTCGCGCGTGGTGTGATGATTGCGGTAGCTGTCGGGATACTGTTGCTGGGCATGTGGGTAGTCGTGCCCGCGTTCGTGATTTTCAAGGCATCTCGACAGGTCTTATTGGAAAAGGTTCAATCGGGGGCGGTAAAAACCCCCACGCGCAACGGGGCGTTCGTGCCTCCCTATGTGAAAGACCTCTTCATCGCCTCCGAAGACGGCTACTTCTACCAACACCGCGGCGTGGACTGGCAGGCACTGCACCGCGCCCTGCGCGTCAACATCCGAAACCTCGCCTTCAAACAGGGCGGCTCCACCATCACCATGCAGACCGCCAGATACCTGTTCGTGGGCAGAGAG